The following DNA comes from Tumebacillus amylolyticus.
ATGTCGAATGAGATGTATCGAGGGGTAGAAAACGAAGCTAATTTCGTCAAATTGGCGAATTTGGGTGTTTGACGGGGTTGCAGAAAAAACGATAGGATGAGGGCATAGGAGTTTTTAAAAGCTTGTGTCCGAGGTGATCGCAGTGTTAACGGCAATCGAAAAAAACCAGAAGATGATGTCCGTCCCCAAAGTGAGCGATGAGGATACTGTGGAACATACCGTACTGCGTGCCCAGACAGGCGACTCGGACGCGGTGGAGGAAATCCTGCAGAAGTTTTACCCGATGGTACGAATGAAAGCACGCTCGTATTTTATGGCGGGCGCTGACAACGAAGATTTGATTCAAGAAGGCATGATCGGCCTCTACAAAGCGATCCGCGACTTCCAATTGGAACGGCAAATTCCGTTCCGTGCCTTTGCGGAGATCTGCATCACCCGTCAGTTGATCACCGCGATCAAGACGGCGATGCGTTTGAAGCACCAACCTTTGAACTATTACCTCTCCCTCAACCGACCGATGTATGAGGAAGATGCAGACCGTACGCTCATGGACACCTTGCCGGGTCCGCTGGCGAGCGATCCTGAATATGTATTTCTCGTGCGCGAACAAGTGAAAGAGTTGCGCAAGGAACTGTCCGACTCGCTGTCGGAATTTGAGTTCCACGTGCTGACCCTCTACGTCAACCAGAACACCTACAAGGAAATCGCCGACGAGATGGGCACGACGACCAAAGCGGTCGATAACGCGCTGTGCCGCGTCAAGCGAAAATTGATGGCGTTTTATTCGACCAAGAATCTGAACAAACTCTCCTCGTAACACATTGTGCGGGAGTTGTGAGGAAGTTGGGAGGGAGAACCTGTTGAAAACGCCGAAAATATCCGAAGCGGTCGTACGCCGTCTGCCGGTGTACCTCCGTTATTTGCAGGAACTGCAAGAGTTGCACATCCGCACGGTCTCCTCCTACGAACTGGGTCAGAAACTCGACATGAACCCGGCGCAGATCCGCAAGGACCTCGCGTACTTCGGTGAGTTTGGACGCAAGGGGATCGGCTACGAAGTCAACTACCTCGTGGAGAAGATCAAGCAGATCCTCAAGATCGACCGCCATCTGAACTGTGCGTTGATCGGAGCGGGTCACTTGGGGATTGCGCTGTCCAACTACAACCGTTTCACGCAGGAGAAGCTCTCGATTGCCGCCATTTTTGACAACGCTCCGGACAAAGTCGGCACGTCGGTGGGGACCCTCACCATCCAGCCGTTGGACGAGTTGGAGCAGATGGTGCGGGAGCGCGACATTTTGATCGGAATCATCACGGTCCCGGCCACCGAAGCGCAAAAAGTCGCCGACCGACTGGTGGAGGCCGGGGTGAAGGGCATTCTCAACTTCGCGCCGGTGTCGTTGCGCGTGCCGACGCACGTCTCGGTGCGCAACGCCGACTTGACGACCGAATTGCAGACGCTTGCGTATTATATTGACTAGGAAAAAACTCCTCATGGCGGAATCATGAGGGGTTTTTTCTTTTTTTCCACATACTACGTGCAAATCGACACGGCGAGAAAAGGAAGTGGCGACATGCACACGATGTGGAAAGGCTCGATCTCCTTCGGGTTGGTCAACATCCCGATCAAGATGTTCGCAGCAACAGAGGACAAAGACATCAAATTCCGCATGCTCCACGAAAAGTGCGGAACTCCGGTCAAAAATGTGCGGACCTGCCCGCACT
Coding sequences within:
- a CDS encoding redox-sensing transcriptional repressor Rex yields the protein MKTPKISEAVVRRLPVYLRYLQELQELHIRTVSSYELGQKLDMNPAQIRKDLAYFGEFGRKGIGYEVNYLVEKIKQILKIDRHLNCALIGAGHLGIALSNYNRFTQEKLSIAAIFDNAPDKVGTSVGTLTIQPLDELEQMVRERDILIGIITVPATEAQKVADRLVEAGVKGILNFAPVSLRVPTHVSVRNADLTTELQTLAYYID
- the sigH gene encoding RNA polymerase sporulation sigma factor SigH gives rise to the protein MSEVIAVLTAIEKNQKMMSVPKVSDEDTVEHTVLRAQTGDSDAVEEILQKFYPMVRMKARSYFMAGADNEDLIQEGMIGLYKAIRDFQLERQIPFRAFAEICITRQLITAIKTAMRLKHQPLNYYLSLNRPMYEEDADRTLMDTLPGPLASDPEYVFLVREQVKELRKELSDSLSEFEFHVLTLYVNQNTYKEIADEMGTTTKAVDNALCRVKRKLMAFYSTKNLNKLSS